TCTCTGGTGGACACCAACCAACTCTTCGGCTTGAGCACCGCCGAGCCCGGACAGTTCTTCGTCGATGTCAAATTCGATGGGATCCTGGGCTTGGGATACCCAAATCTGGCTGCTGATGGGATCACGCCGGTCTTTGATAACCTGGTGAACCAGAGCTTGCTGCGGGAGAACCTCTTTTCTGTCTACCTGTCCCGGTGAGCCTTGGGGGCCTgcggggctggggaaggggggatGCACCTCATGCACGTCGTTCGCTGGTGGCTCTGGCTCATCTTTGTCACTGCTGCCATCAGATGTCGTGTCTGTGTCACAGTGTGCAAGGGCTGGGCGCCAGAAGCCTCCCCAGAGGGGTTATGGCTCACTGGGAAAGAGTTTCCAGGCACGTGGTTCCACCATGCCTCCTTTCTCTGGCCATGCTGCTGCGCTGGGGTGTCGCTGGTGAGGAGGGTGGGGACGTGACACAATCAGCACCCCACCCTTGGGGACACACGGCCCTGCACTGAACCACACGGCAAAACCTccccttgtttttctttccacatcATGCAGTGAGGCAGCAGGGAGCGCAGTCATCTTCGGGGGCATCGATGAGTCCTATTTCACCGGCCCCATCAACTGGATCCCCGTCTCTTACCAGGGCTACTGGCAGATCTCCATGGACAGGTGACaaatcagctctgctgctctctggtCACCTCAAACCATTGCTTCTAAAGAGACCTTGGACCCATTGCCACCAGAGGCTTCCAGTGCCATCcacaccccagggctgagggacGCAGAGGGATGAGGGACAAACTCCGTAGTAGTTTGTAGTACCCAAAATGAGGATGCTTTGTGCCTGGGGCACAGCCTAGTTCCTGTCCTGTGATTTAGGAGATGACTCTGGTGATGTGGAGAGCAAAATCGTGGGTCAAGACCTCCTTTGTTGGGCTCGAGTGAgtcccagctgctgggctgtgtTCAGTGCCCGTGGCTGCAATGGTGGCTGTGTTCCCagctggctctgcagctccagaaAGGAAAAGTTTCACAGGCAGCCCTTGGAGCTGCCCAGCTTTAACTCGTATAAAAGAAGTTAAAAACCATCCCTAAGGTCCATCTGGTTATTTCACAGCCCCTGGTTCCTCTCTCCCCACAGCATCATCGTGAACAGCCAGGAGGTTGCGTGCGCTGGTGGCTGCCAGGCCATCATCGACACCGGCACTTCCCTCGTGGTCGGGCCATCCTCGGGCATCAGGAGCATCCAGAGTGCAGTTGGGGCCAGGCAGGGCACGTATGGAGAGGTGAGAGCTAGCCCTGCTTGCCCTAGaggctcctggcactgcagagcccagccaagGCTGGGTCACCACCCTCTGCTCATGGCAACCCTGGCAGAGACACCCTGGGACACTCCCAGCCTCTGGCTGATGTCAGTGagacagagaatcacagaatatcctgagctggaagggacccaccaggatcatccagtccaacccctggcccggCACAGggcaccccaacaatcccaccctgtgcatccctgggagcgctgtccaaacgctcctggagctctggcagcctcggggccgtgcccattccctggggagcctgggcagtgcccagcacccgctgggggaagaaccttcccctgctctccagcctgatcctgccctggcacagccccagcccttccctggctcctgtccctgctcacagAGATTGAAGCTGTCCCTCTGCTGCCCCTCAAGAGGATGTTGAAGAAccccagtgaggtctcccctcactCCACACCCTCTGAACATGTTTCCCTCCTAAgagccccttccctcccccctgcAGCACAGCGTGAACTGCAGCTCCATTGCTGCCATGCCCGATGTCATCTTTGTCATCGACGGGGTCCAGTACCCTGTGTCTGCCGTGGCTTACATCGAGCAGGTAAGCGGGAACCAGCTGGTCCTGGCTGCAGGAGCCTCTCTCAAGGTCCTTCTGCTCTGTCCAGTGGCTCTGGTCACCTTGGCTTCTCCCATTCCCCTGGGAGACAAGGCATGGATGGCCACGGGCCTCCAGAGCAGTGCAAGAGGAGAGACCAGTCCACGTTTTCCCAATCGCCTTTCCGTGCTCAAATGCAGCACGACCAAGGATCTTGCACGAGCAGCTTCCAGGACACTTCTGGGGACCTCTGGATCTTGGGAGACGTCTTCATCAGGGTGTAC
Above is a window of Aphelocoma coerulescens isolate FSJ_1873_10779 chromosome 26, UR_Acoe_1.0, whole genome shotgun sequence DNA encoding:
- the LOC138098898 gene encoding embryonic pepsinogen-like; translated protein: MWFLVLLCAAAALCQGVTKLPLERGRKLRDVLREKDLLHQFFQHHHYDIGTKFPHAFPNGTGAATEPLLNTLDVEYYGTISIGTPPQDFTVVFDTGSSDLWVPSVSCTSLACQTHRVFDPSQSSTYKSTGLSLSIHYGTGEMEGIVGSDTVTVASLVDTNQLFGLSTAEPGQFFVDVKFDGILGLGYPNLAADGITPVFDNLVNQSLLRENLFSVYLSREAAGSAVIFGGIDESYFTGPINWIPVSYQGYWQISMDSIIVNSQEVACAGGCQAIIDTGTSLVVGPSSGIRSIQSAVGARQGTYGEHSVNCSSIAAMPDVIFVIDGVQYPVSAVAYIEQHDQGSCTSSFQDTSGDLWILGDVFIRVYYSIFDRANNCVGLAKAV